ATAAATCGTAACCAGTGTCGATTGGCAAGTGCAAAGTTGTCCTGGTCGAAACTCGGGTCGCTGAACCGCTGGAAGCCGCAGCGCCCGATTTTACTTGCTGGCGCGCAAAACGAAGAACCAGCCCCAGCGGTCAGGGAGAAGCGGATGCAGCCAGCGCGCGAAGGCCCGCGTGTCGTACGGTGTTTTGATGGCCTTGCCGGAAAACTCGCTGTAGGCCGCAAACATCTTTTTCAGCTCATTGAACGTATAGGCCTTCGTTCCCTTGCTCTCAACGTGCTGCCAAACCACCTGCCGGAAGGTGCGCCACGGGCGTCCGCGCAGCAGCGCGTAATAGGCCCAGGCGGTGAGGACCTTGAGCGAGCGCCGGTGGTACATCATGCCGATGAAGGCGCCTCCCGGCTTGAGAATTCGGTGTATCTCGTCCACGATTTTCTCGGGATGCTCGGAGTGATGGATGACGCCCCAGGAGTAGACCACGTCGAAGAAATTGTCGTCGAACGGCAGCGACTCGGCGTCGGCGCGCTGCAATCGCGATGAGAGGCCGTAAAGCGCGAGGCGCTGGCGAGTGAGCTCAATGGCGGTGTCGGTGAGGTCCACGCCATAGCAATCGGCCCCGGCGCGCGCCCATTGAAGATGGTCCACGCCCGCGCCCACTCCCACTTCAAGCAGCCGCTTGCCCCTGGCTTCGGGAAACCGCGCCACCTGGTGAATGAACGGTTCTTTGGCGTAGCGGGCGCGCTCGGTCGCTTCGAACCACTCGCGTGTGCGTTCTGTCGCGCTGTTTATCGCGGAGGCAGGAACGCCACAGGGCGACTTTTCCCAGTACTGGCGCACCTCCTGATTGAGCATGCTGGTCACGGCGCGCGCCGGGGTGGAGACTTCCCGCCCGCCCATTGCTCCTGGGTCTTTTTCGAAAGCGGCTTGGGAATTTGTCTCGGAACTCATGCCAGTCGCGGCAGCAGTCTTCTTCCCGCGCTGCGAAGCGCGTGGCGCTCTTCCAGGCAAACACCGCCTTGCGCAAACAGTACCAGAACGTAGATCGCCGCGCTGAGGAGGCCCGCGGTCAGCAAAACCACGAGCGGCGACGCGGCGAAGTTGCGCTCCAGCAGCGCCAGCGCGCCGAGCGAGGCGGCGAAAGCAACAGCCATCGTCCTCCACTCGGCAAGCGCGAGCCGTGCGCCACCGTAGCGGGAAGCGAGCCGGCCGTAGATCACGGCGACCACGATCTGCGCCACCGCCAGGCTGGCTCCGGCGCCGACCGGACCCCAGCGCGGCGCCAGCACGAGCCCGCTGCCAACGTTCAGCAGGACGCTGATGATGGAGACGGCGGCGACCTTCCTCTGCCGGTCAATCGCGGGCATGAACAAATGGCTCATCGCGATGATGACGATGCTCACAAAGTACGGGGCCAGGCAGCGCAGCACGGCAACGCTCTCGGCATACGGCCCGCCGTAGAGCAGAAGCATGAGCGGGCGTCCGAAGACCAGGCAAACGGCTGCGCCCGGGAGCGCGATGTGCAGCAGCCCGCGCACGCCAAGGCGATAAAGCCGGGCACTCTCCAGCGGGTCCACTTTGAAGCGCGAGGCCATCGGCGCGTACAGGCTCGCTGAGACTGCCGTGCACAGGAGCACGGCGGGCATCACCGTCTTGAACGCCGCCTGGAAGATGCCGGTGGCGTGCTCGCCCGCGAAGAACGTCACAATGACGGGCGGCACGTACATGTTGGCGCGCTCGCACACCAAAAGCACCGCCAGCGGAAGCGCCTGTCGCCAGATGTCGGCGATGAACAACCGGTCGAGCCCGAGCGGAAACCAGCCAATGCGCCGGACCAGCAAAACGAGCGCAAACAGAAGCGAAGCCAATCGCGCGCCCAGATAGAGCCAGCCAATCGCCTGAAGTCCGTAGCCCTGGCGGAGCAGCCACCAGCCGGCAGCCAGTGCCGCCATGCGCTCCACTCCGAGCGAAAAGGCTTCGTAAGAATTGCGCTGATGTCCGCGAAACACCGAGCAGAGATACAGTGTCATGCTCCGCAGATGCTCGGAAACGAGGATGATGGTGAGGAAGACCGCGTTCCGCCGCATGTAGGCACTGAACCCAAACGGCAGCATGGAGATCGCGAGCACGGCGACAGAGAGCAGGGCGCGCAGGGCCAGTCCCGTGGCGATAAATTGCTTCTGCCGTTCGGCGTCGCTGGTGGCGACCAGCTTGGTCATGGCCACGCTGATGCCCGGGTCGGCGAGGACGGAGAACAGCAGCGAATACGAAAGCGCGAACCCCAGCCGGCCGAAATCGCCGGTCCCCAAATAGCGCGCGAGGAAAACGGTGAACAGGAAAACGACCACCGTTTCGAACACCGAGTAACTCACGAGCACGGCCGTGTTGGCCATCAGGCCGGTGCGTGGGCGGAGCTGAGCAGTGGCCGCGCTCATGCCGTCATCGCTCTTTCCGCGCAAAGCATTCGATAGACCTGCATCAGTCCCTGGTAGTGAGTTTCGCGCGAAAACTGGCGCTCCACTTTCTGGCGTCCCGCTTCGCCCCACGCGCGACTTAACTCCGGGTTCGTCAGCAGAAACTCAAGCTTGTCCGCAAGGTCGGCCGCGTCGCCGGGCCTGAACAGCAACCCGGTGCTTCCTTCGTCCACCAGCTCGGGAATCCCGCCCAGGCGCGATGCCACCACCGGCTTGCCGAGGGCATATGTCTCCAGGATGGCGAGTGGCTGGTTCTCGTACCAGATGGAGGGCACCACGGCCACGGCACAGCCTTCGATCAGAGCCCCCATTTCCTGGCGCGAACGCACGAAGGGCAGCAATT
The genomic region above belongs to Terriglobales bacterium and contains:
- a CDS encoding class I SAM-dependent methyltransferase, translated to MGGREVSTPARAVTSMLNQEVRQYWEKSPCGVPASAINSATERTREWFEATERARYAKEPFIHQVARFPEARGKRLLEVGVGAGVDHLQWARAGADCYGVDLTDTAIELTRQRLALYGLSSRLQRADAESLPFDDNFFDVVYSWGVIHHSEHPEKIVDEIHRILKPGGAFIGMMYHRRSLKVLTAWAYYALLRGRPWRTFRQVVWQHVESKGTKAYTFNELKKMFAAYSEFSGKAIKTPYDTRAFARWLHPLLPDRWGWFFVLRASK
- a CDS encoding flippase, with product MSAATAQLRPRTGLMANTAVLVSYSVFETVVVFLFTVFLARYLGTGDFGRLGFALSYSLLFSVLADPGISVAMTKLVATSDAERQKQFIATGLALRALLSVAVLAISMLPFGFSAYMRRNAVFLTIILVSEHLRSMTLYLCSVFRGHQRNSYEAFSLGVERMAALAAGWWLLRQGYGLQAIGWLYLGARLASLLFALVLLVRRIGWFPLGLDRLFIADIWRQALPLAVLLVCERANMYVPPVIVTFFAGEHATGIFQAAFKTVMPAVLLCTAVSASLYAPMASRFKVDPLESARLYRLGVRGLLHIALPGAAVCLVFGRPLMLLLYGGPYAESVAVLRCLAPYFVSIVIIAMSHLFMPAIDRQRKVAAVSIISVLLNVGSGLVLAPRWGPVGAGASLAVAQIVVAVIYGRLASRYGGARLALAEWRTMAVAFAASLGALALLERNFAASPLVVLLTAGLLSAAIYVLVLFAQGGVCLEERHALRSAGRRLLPRLA